In Plasmodium gaboni strain SY75 chromosome 14, whole genome shotgun sequence, one genomic interval encodes:
- a CDS encoding putative protein archease, which produces MSNPFSKKEIISLPQRNRRKVNKSYISEDENEEEDNKHIFDGGNNASDHMNEHIDDQINDYMDDHINDYMDDHINDYMDDYISKDIHNKFLNKTYEYKYLDHTADIILHSSGKNLRECFESICICMFDYMCNLNSVELKIRRKISVSGANMEDLLFNFLTEFHFLYGSEYFICKHIEIIYFNMNLFLIEAYGYGDIFNINIHESGTEIKAITKHELKIISNMDACEIFVLADI; this is translated from the coding sequence atgagTAATCCTTTTtcaaaaaaagaaataatatcCCTGCCACAAAGAAATCGAAGAAAGGTTAATAAAAGTTATATAAGCGAAGATGAAAATGAAGAGGAGGACAATAAGCATATTTTTGATGGGGGTAATAATGCAAGTGACCATATGAATGAACATATAGATGATCAAATAAATGATTATATGGATGATCatataaatgattatatGGATGATCATATAAATGATTACATGGATGATTATATAAGTAAAGATATACATAacaaatttttaaataaaacttatgaatataaataccTTGATCATACAGcagatataatattacatagTTCAGGGAAAAATTTAAGAGAATGTTTCGAATCCATCTGTATATGTATGTTTGATTATATGTGTAATTTAAATAGTGttgaattaaaaataagaagaaaaatttCAGTATCAGGTGCAAATATGGAAGATTtactttttaattttttgacagaattccattttttatatggaagtgaatattttatttgtaagcatatagaaataatttattttaatatgaaCTTATTTTTAATTGAAGCTTATGGTTATGGtgatatttttaatataaacataCATGAAAGTGGTACTGAAATTAAAGCTATAACTAAACATGAgttaaaaattatttcaAATATGGATGCTTGTGAAATATTTGTTTTGGcagatatataa
- a CDS encoding hypothetical protein (conserved Plasmodium protein, unknown function), with translation MALKNCKSSSTNNNNNNNINININNSNNNNNNNNNNNININNSNNISNSNNKSISEFLKVPHMKECSNTRNKRKKRKCQEKLPDFSCLKKLIYEQKRKENLGNLFSFNDPSIKERIDKFNKIIEKNRQEDSNLFDNEDDEIAGNFCETSKFGYTFIDKIKYNENKGDDIDDLIQHYEEEEIDEDIDINETDTRNKDLSIYNNNDDNYNNENHNDNINDTHNNMNIKNNSNIINNIHNNININNNHNNHNNNNCNNNCNNKLVNNSDIKNKDILLDNLKLRFDEFKIDTLTIPQKPINIIDENGKEKKKLFIFNINNNTTRGKNEKKRIEIIYDEKQNDTDDSSMEHQTDYMWVDRNERNVKDYYQKDYIQDENKNDKINDSINVGSYCRTNNNYVLPSNKGNLSIYESNKLSNYISNNNFNHLSNEGITNTTCEKRDHVSNEKENVIQHMNKYCIGNSYHSNNKMRIERKENILELVNKIKDQKESYLYFAVKDNTLLLNENNDYFSIMMHYLCERTNDWNIQMLYYLIMKPANMDLLLYLILTYYKFPFLDIIEQYQNISINNIIQSAYEEISLYDYYYYVFHILEISHEQYYMSLELFNGMKFLLDKYNFFLSRMHKNSIFSKNKFVLGLGDIQNVKHIFLNDSISNRIYNKKEKLESKDHIDNEEIMDGDQSTTDDAGERIQEKRRKKKKKKKEIKEKNIYQERDCVMRDTNMEHIQDGGLAKSKDGDNISDDNKSDDNKSDDNKSDDNKSDDNKSDDNKSDAIKSDDNNSDDNNSDAIKSDAIKSDDNNNNNNFNVLKRKNGTLQYILNTKLDFINYQQKNFFNETHWNEMENYYHLNNLDKLVYFTKDLYYKFTKKNIYHKLNEITCEQKHFDKIQIIEHCKKKIPKYDKDVKFMNFLGVYSHSFIWQVYCLELEQFCVLKFKRINLGFLYIYDDKQIENKNKNKSDHKNDDNNRDDSHNGIVKSKKIYLEHMSSRVPYEKGHGINTIPRHYMNTNEGKQQRNENYNNNDDNNDDNIDNNDDNIDDNIDDNIDDNIDDNIDNNNIDNFYNGDAQSLKENCDYIMKGKHIIEMLYHQMDEKKKNAMNKKKRKGCILNLRHIENHITIALKTFKFLVKEYKIENIFFPISVEIKKKIIEKSKYINGTPLNEFIYSEFLSGIDLKLRVFKLKCIMLKIMKILLTFLKFDILIILKCSRIFLKEDNLIINVGIPLGLLPNRTVLFLLNNIEQTIATKSYSKTIFYYMPPEIKNKLKIVDCEQYIMDYTNNKQRKEENIDPLDYDTEKNCFYFEDKLKLQKAYSYMIGKIFEETLIDTFTGDKLDYLNFDQTIKSFLYSCLQEDVEKRDPLQNLLNHKCFQDCFDLYINIYDDNINSYKNDKEKAVRLSDLNYINNYDYNIFTIPSDHTSTSSSFSTDHEITTSSRYSTSSS, from the coding sequence ATGGCTTTAAAAAACTGCAAGAGCAGTAGCAccaacaataataataataacaatataaatataaatataaataacagtaataataataataataacaataataataataatataaatataaataacagtaataatatcagtaatagtaataataaaagtatatCGGAATTTTTGAAGGTCCCTCATATGAAAGAATGTTCTAATACaagaaataaaagaaagaaaCGTAAATGTCAAGAAAAGCTGCCAGATTTTTCttgtttaaaaaaattgatatATGAACAGAAGAGAAAAGAAAACTTGGGTAATTTATTTTCGTTTAATGATCCAAGTATAAAAGAGAGAATAgataaatttaataaaataatcGAAAAGAACAGACAAGAGGATTCAaatttatttgataatGAAGATGATGAAATAGCTGGGAATTTTTGTGAGACATCTAAATTTGGATATACATTTATTGATAAGATAAAgtataatgaaaataaagGTGATGATATTGATGATTTAATACAGCATtatgaagaagaagaaataGACGAAGATattgatataaatgaaacGGATACAAGAAATAAGGAtttaagtatatataataataatgatgataattataataatgaaaatcacaatgataatataaatgatactcataataatatgaatattaaaaataatagtaacataattaataatatacataataatattaatattaataataatcataataatcataataataataattgtaataataattgtaataataaactTGTGAATAATTCcgatattaaaaataaagatattttattagataatttaaaattaagATTCGATGAATTTAAAATAGACACATTAACTATTCCACAAAAGCccattaatattattgatgaaaatggcaaagagaaaaaaaaactttttatatttaatataaataataacacAACAAGAGGAAAGaatgagaaaaaaagaattgaaattatatatgatgaaaaacaaaatgataCAGATGATTCTTCTATGGAACATCAAACTGATTATATGTGGGTTGATAGAAATGAACGAAATGTAAAAGATTATTATCAAAAGGATTATATAcaagatgaaaataaaaatgataaaattaatGATTCAATAAATGTTGGATCTTATTGTCGtactaataataattatgtCCTTCCATCAAATAAGGGTAATTTATCTATTTATGAATCtaataaattatcaaattatatatcaaataataattttaatcATCTTTCGAATGAAGGAATAACAAACACAACATGCGAAAAAAGAGATCACGTatcaaatgaaaaagaaaatgtaatacaacatatgaataaatattgtATAGGAAATAGTTATcatagtaataataaaatgagaattgaaagaaaagaaaatatattggaattagtaaataaaattaaagatCAGAAAGAatcttatttatattttgcTGTTAAGGataatacattattattaaatgagaataatgattattttAGTATTATGATGCATTATTTATGTGAAAGAACAAATGATTGGAATATTCAgatgttatattatttaattatgAAACCAGCTAATATggatttattattatatttaattttaacatattataaatttcCTTTTCTTGATATCATTGAACaatatcaaaatatttctattaataatattattcagAGTGCATATGAAGAAATATctttatatgattattattattatgtattcCATATATTAGAAATATCACATgaacaatattatatgtcCCTAGAACTATTTAATGGAATGAAATTTTTAttagataaatataactTTTTTCTTAGTAGGATGCATAAAAATTCCATTTTTTCAAAGAATAAATTTGTATTGGGTCTAGGAGATATACAAAATGTAAAgcatatttttttaaatgatagTATAAGTAATAGGATATACAACAAAAAGGAGAAACTAGAATCGAAGGATCATATTGACAATGAAGAGATAATGGATGGTGATCAGAGTACTACAGATGATGCTGGAGAGAGGATTCAAGAAAAAAGAcgcaaaaaaaaaaaaaaaaaaaaggaaataaaagaaaaaaatatatatcagGAAAGGGATTGTGTTATGAGGGATACAAATATGGAACATATTCAAGACGGAGGGTTAGCCAAGAGCAAAGATGGTGATAATATAAGTGATGACAATAAAAGTGATGACAATAAAagtgatgataataaaagtgatgataataaaagtgatgataataaaagtgatgataataaaagtGATGCTATTAAAAGTGATGATAATAACAGTGATGATAATAACAGTGATGCTATTAAAAGTGATGCTATTAAAagtgatgataataataataataataactTTAATGTGCTTAAAAGAAAGAATGGAACgttacaatatattttaaacaCCAAACTTGATTTTATAAACTATCAACagaaaaatttttttaatgaaaCACACTGGAATGAAATggaaaattattatcaccTGAACAATTTAGATAAGTTAGTATATTTTACCAAagatttatattataaatttactaaaaaaaatatatatcataaacTAAACGAAATAACATGTGAACAAAAACATTTTGataaaatacaaattattgaacattgtaaaaaaaagattCCTAAGTATGATAAAGACGTAAAGTTTATGAACTTCTTAGGTGTCTATTCTCACTCTTTCATATGGCAAGTCTATTGTTTAGAATTGGAACAGTTCTGtgttttaaaatttaaacGTATAAATTTAGGTTTCCTATATATTTACGATGATAAACAGATtgaaaataagaataaaaataaaagtgaCCATAAgaatgatgataataatagaGATGACAGTCATAATGGAATTGTGAAGagtaaaaaaatatatcttgAACATATGTCTTCAAGGGTACCCTATGAAAAGGGTCATGGAATAAATACCATTCCAAGGCATTATATGAATACAAATGAGGGCAAACAACAAAGAAAcgaaaattataataataatgatgataataatgatgataatattgataataatgatgataacATTGATGATAACATTGACGATAACATTGACGATAACATTGACGATAACATTGACAATAACAATATTGATAATTTTTACAATGGTGATGCACAATcattaaaagaaaattgTGACTATATCATGAAAGGTAAACATATCATAGAAATGCTATATCATCAAATGgatgaaaaaaagaaaaatgcaatgaataagaaaaaaaggaaaggatgtattttaaatttaagACATATAGAAAATCATATAACTATAGCATTAAAAACATTTAAGTTTCTTgtaaaagaatataaaatagaaaatatatttttcccTATATCAgtagaaataaaaaaaaaaattatagaaaagagtaaatatataaatggTACACCATTAaatgaatttatatatagtgAGTTTTTATCTGGTATTGATTTAAAATTAAGAgtttttaaattaaaatgtattatgttaaaaataatgaaaatattattaacGTTTTTAAAGTTtgatattttaattatacTTAAATGTTcaagaatatttttaaaagaagataatttaattataaatgtTGGAATACCATTAGGCTTATTACCTAATCGTActgttctttttttattaaataatattgaacAAACAATTGCAACAAAATCTTATAGTAAaacaatattttattatatgcccccagaaattaaaaataaattaaaaatagTAGACTGTgaacaatatattatggattatactaataataaacaaagaaaagaagaaaatatagatCCTTTAGATTATGATacagaaaaaaattgtttttattttgaagataaattaaaattacaaaaagcatattcttatatgattggaaaaatatttgaagAAACATTAATTGATACTTTTACTGGGGATAAATTagattatttaaatttcGATCAAACAATTaaatcttttttatattcatgCCTACAAGAAGATGTTGAAAAAAGAGATCCCTTACAAAACTTATTAAATCATAAATGCTTTCAGGATTGTTTTGatctatatattaatatctatgatgataatattaattcttataaaaatgataaagaaaaagCTGTACGATTAAGTGATcttaattatattaataattatgattataatatttttactaTACCTTCAGACCATACCTCAActtcatcatcattttcaACAGACCACGAAATTACAACATCCAGTAGGTATTCCACATCCAGTTCATga
- a CDS encoding putative transcription factor with AP2 domain(s) encodes MTQYFENFDEFLKEIDLENYASFVKENVSNEAKKYDENLCAQDLRNLAKCLPRVSGVWYDLHKNSWEARWTDRGKSARKYYSVQKFGFHEARKLAIKTIQTKEINYLCNSINDKYDRPLEWNLTSDFLEITRDPTINLKKKSRSKNCRIKAKKDTEKNTLLIKSTSRNNNNMNGGDNNNGDDNNNGDDNNNGNDNGSDVGYTYDNINSKKTKYERKCIHTINSKKKNTDDILKINFYEDLQNDDISHENDEKKRRTNGKTTYDNFALKHIENIKYSYEKTFEENNNTEENLNLFTSIETEKNGTNGSSYVFISGSESDTNKKENNKSEFANHMNIHNRSNRKKDKHERLNEKILNANNNSDEWNYMNDTHLNNIFNIKRMDNGNNVNEYKQDDDSNGSEDKLIQNIINKCDHNNDKDDSDDDIDGYVNEEDVNKDDGNDDDGNYDDGNDDDGNYDDGNVDDGNDDDVCIIKNVKNSHKNEKLYYNKDYNQDTKKFASEEIFNMFNQQSVFSKEDFYNKQIQLLKYYMKKDKTEIPDNKMDTCNEFNSMRNIEMAPNWSSNEIHNCVLNGFTCNSHMHNEHINNGYMNKDYMNNLYIHNSCKNKDGINNGYVRNYCKENSCKKDSYENNRFRNSFCMNNICTWNNFENKFCMNKCCMNKYCMDKNCMNKYCTNQYCTNPYCTNQYCTNPYCMNEFYMNNACIHNACIHNTCMGYRCMNNVCMHNNCMLNNYVRNNCSYIKNPMNDSSYEIFDENQMLSFYEDLKNIDLNKLNANNSCLLNDTICKLSGSSNNNNYYNNSNFSTSYKNDSYNFSNILNIIQKKTDDFLRENKDRNIFNEYNTSNNILRKLTSMINRKDYSQKGESEDGLEELKTEETKEDMKDSKSNEVIGNYYKYNELEKGQEEQDGKRAQSEDKEEEEEKKNNTKEHTEKKNNICDESEYGQEEYNCDKIEKEEKYEEDKIDESKCEEYKGEKNKSIEENKSNEENTSNEENKSNEENKSNEENKSIEKNVSNEENRSSDASDEHNPIKQPFIMHNSRDSLNSSDNLLIYKNAIVLLLNDIKLKCLPQLGKQFSDVERIIDNYLIYVDSALNEHFLRTFVNLFDMCVTNNTLPSQMDTKIQHIFCNALIALHVIFLNFVNDNNNHLLDN; translated from the coding sequence atgACGCAGtattttgaaaattttGATGAATTTCTTAAAGAAATAGACCTGGAAAATTATGCTTCGTTTGTAAAAGAAAATGTTTCAAATGAGGCcaaaaaatatgatgaGAATCTTTGTGCTCAGGATTTGAGAAATTTAGCTAAGTGTTTACCTAGGGTGTCGGGTGTTTGGTATGATTTGCATAAAAATAGTTGGGAAGCTAGATGGACCGATAGAGGTAAATCAGcaagaaaatattattctGTTCAGAAGTTTGGATTTCATGAAGCAAGGAAGTTAGCTATAAAAACTATTCAGACAAAAgaaattaattatttatgtaatagtataaatgataaatatgataGACCATTAGAATGGAATTTAACTAGTGATTTTTTAGAAATTACTCGTGATCCAACTATtaacttaaaaaaaaaatctcGATCTAAAAATTGTAGAATTAAAGCAAAAAAAGATACAGAAAAGAATACGCTCCTAATAAAATCAACTAGTcgtaataataataatatgaatggtggtgataataataatggtgatgataataataatggtgatgataataataatggtAATGATAATGGTAGCGATGTTGGATATACTTATGacaatattaatagtaaGAAAACTAAATATGAAAGAAAATGTATCCATACAATAaatagtaaaaaaaaaaatacagATGATATTCTTAAAATAAACTTCTATGAGGACTTGCAAAACGATGATATATCTCatgaaaatgatgaaaagaaaagaagAACCAATGGAAAAACAACTTATGATAATTTTGCTCTCAAACACATAGAAAACATTAAATATTCGTACGAAAAAACttttgaagaaaataaCAATACGGAAGAAAATTTGAATTTGTTTACTTCAATAGAAACTGAAAAAAATGGAACAAATGGAAGTAGCtatgtttttataagtGGTTCAGAATCAGATACtaataaaaaagagaaTAACAAATCAGAATTTGCTAATCACATGAATATACATAATAGGAGCAATAGAAAGAAGGATAAACATGAAAGATTAAATGagaaaattttaaatgcaaataataatagtgatGAATGGAATTATATGAACGATACccatttaaataatatttttaatataaaaagaatgGATAACGGAAATAATgtaaatgaatataaacAAGATGATGATAGCAATGGTTCTGAAGATAAACtaatacaaaatataataaacaaatgtgatcataataatgataagGATGATAGTGACGATGATATTGATGGTTATGTTAACGAGGAAGATGTTAACAAGGATGATGGTAACGATGATGATGGTAACTATGATGATGGTAACGATGATGATGGTAACTATGATGATGGTAACGTTGATGATGGTAACGATGATGATGTGtgtattattaaaaatgtcAAGAATTCTCACAagaatgaaaaattatattataataaagattATAACCAAGACACCAAGAAATTCGCAAGTGAAGAAATTTTCAATATGTTCAATCAACAAAGTGTCTTTTCTAAAGAagatttttataataaacaaatacaacttttaaaatattacatgAAAAAAGATAAAACTGAAATTCCtgataataaaatggaTACATGTAATGAATTTAATTCAATGAGAAATATTGAAATGGCACCGAATTGGAGCTCAAATGAGATCCACAATTGTGTGCTTAATGGTTTTACGTGTAATTCACATATGCATAACgaacatattaataatggttatatgaataaggattatatgaacaatttatatatacataatagCTGTAAGAATAAAGATGGTATAAATAATGGATATGTAAGAAATTACTGTAAAGAGAATAGTTGCAAGAAAGATTCCTATGAGAATAATAGATTTAGAAATAGTTTTTGTATGAACAATATATGCACATGGAATAATTTCGAGAATAAATTTTGTATGAACAAATGTTGTATGAACAAATATTGTATGGATAAAAATTgtatgaataaatattgtACAAATCAATATTGTACAAATCCATATTGTACAAACCAATATTGTACAAATCCATATTGTATGAATGaattttatatgaacaatGCTTGTATCCACAATGCCTGTATTCACAATACTTGTATGGGATATCGTTGTATGAATAATGTTTGTATGCACAATAATTGCATGcttaataattatgtaagaaataattgttcttatataaaaaacCCTATGAATGATTCATCATATGAGATATTCGATGAGAACCAAATGCTTTCTTTTTATGAAGACTTGAAAAATATCGACCTTAACAAATTAAATGCTAATAATTCTTGCCTATTAAATGATACCATTTGTAAGCTATCTGGTAGTAGCAATAATAATAACTATTATAACAATAGCAATTTTTCTACATCTTATAAAAACGATTCTTACAATTTTagtaatattttaaatattattcaaaaaaaaactGACGACTTTTTAAGGGAAAACAAAGATAGAAACATCTTCAACGAATATAATACTTCTAACAATATTTTGAGAAAGTTGACTAGCATGATAAATAGAAAAGATTATTCTCAAAAAGGAGAAAGTGAAGATGGACTTGAAGAACTCAAAACTGAAGAAACAAAAGAAGATATGAAAGATAGTAAATCAAACGAAGTTATAggaaattattataaatataatgaattaGAAAAAGGACAAGAGGAGCAAGATGGAAAACGTGCACAATCTGAAgataaagaagaagaagaagaaaaaaaaaataatacaaaagAACATAcagaaaagaaaaataatatatgtgaCGAATCAGAATATGGACAAGAAGAGTACAACTGTGACAAAATAGAAAAggaagaaaaatatgaagaGGACAAAATTGATGAATCAAAATGTGAAGAGTATAAAGgtgaaaaaaataaatcaattgaagaaaataaatcaaatgaagaaaatacatcaaatgaagaaaataaatcaaatgaagaaaataaatcaaatgaagaaaacaaatcaattgaaaaaaatgtatcaaatgaagaaaatagATCAAGTGACGCATCAGATGAGCATAATCCAATAAAACAACCTTTCATAATGCATAATTCAAGGGATTCTTTAAATTCATCAGACAATTTGCTTATTTACAAAAATGCAATTGTTTTACTTTTAAATGACATAAAACTAAAATGTCTACCACAATTAGGAAAACAATTTTCAGATGTAGAAAGAATAAttgataattatttaatttatgtGGATTCTGCTCTTAATGAACACTTTTTACGCACATTTGTAAATTTATTTGACATGTGTGTAACAAATAATACTTTACCTAGTCAAATGGACACAAAGATACaacatattttttgtaatgCCTTAATAGCTCTCCATGTTATATTTCTGAACTTTGtgaatgataataataatcatcTCCTTGAtaattaa
- a CDS encoding putative apicoplast ribosomal protein L15 precursor, with amino-acid sequence MNYFLFFLFCSLVLIKGYIINKNEVKYFNSLSNKNGRKEKYKHTYIPSQYKNKLYIFKEEEVEEKYNTIDTINSLLGKVRRQFNINFDLENERKKIEEEKKKKKQMERDNKSEHEKHELKNFFGTMLDGSFKIGRANTMFKELKEEKKLVDLKYKRLISKKLKLRREQLKKIEEEIKNGTYKSPYNEEQREFLQNVIKEMEQAIEPINKEIEQIEKNRFLVFDEKNDLLVKLREQIEKKIDEVNMKYQEQAIKLGIKKIMDDYYEKTKTPLVWDLTQMDWPRAIYPLFNNMKLKADIYWESTVVGGNREKNEYFFSPFNLPSLGEKKKKRKGRGVGSKRGGSCGRGMKGQKSRSGGSIPIGFEGGQTPLYRKLPKFVAAPLGPGHRFNRYDYELISLNLINLAYSRSGGKKFLEVDWNVIDKMGLRIGKYKRKHPIKVVGCNLKKFKMKNGYDFEFFAKNVIVKAHAFTVNAAREIIKLGGKCLLLKKNTQDIVYQEYNPDDENLNRIPRRIVFSGKPSKYERKLYWLKKVKLEKEQQMQK; translated from the coding sequence atgaattactttcttttttttttattttgttctttgGTACTTATAAAAggatatattataaataaaaatgaagtAAAGTATTTCAACTCTCTTTCCAATAAAAATggaagaaaagaaaaatataaacacacatatattccttcacaatataaaaacaaattatatatttttaaagaagaagaagtagaagaaaaatataataccATAGATACAATCAATAGCTTGTTAGGTAAAGTAAGAAGacaatttaatattaattttgatttggaaaatgaaagaaaaaaaattgaggaagaaaagaaaaaaaaaaaacaaatgGAAAGGGATAATAAAAGTGAACATGAAAAACATGAATTGAAGAATTTTTTTGGAACCATGTTAGATGGGAGTTTCAAAATAGGAAGAGCAAATACTATGtttaaagaattaaaagaagaaaaaaaactcgtagatttaaaatataaaagattaATAAGtaagaaattaaaattaaGAAGAGAACaacttaaaaaaatagaagaagaaattaaaaatggAACATATAAATCTCCATATAATGAAGAACAAAGAGAATTTTTACAAAATGTTATTAAAGAAATGGAACAAGCTATTGAAcctataaataaagaaatcgaacaaattgaaaaaaatagatTTTTAGTAtttgatgaaaaaaatgatcTTTTAGTTAAACTAAGAGAAcaaatagaaaaaaaaatagatgAAGTTAATATGAAATATCAAGAACAAGCTATTAAATTAggtataaaaaaaattatggatgattattatgaaaaaacaaaaacaCCATTAGTATGGGATTTAACACAAATGGATTGGCCTAGAGCTATTTATCCcttatttaataatatgaaattaAAAGCTGATATATATTGGGAATCTACTGTTGTTGGAGGGAAcagagaaaaaaatgaatatttcTTTTCACCCTTCAATTTACCTTCACTtggagaaaaaaaaaaaaaaagaaaaggaaGAGGTGTAGGAAGTAAAAGAGGTGGATCATGTGGAAGAGGTATGAAAGGACAAAAAAGTAGAAGTGGTGGTTCCATACCTATAGGATTTGAAGGAGGACAAACTCcattatatagaaaattaCCAAAATTTGTTGCAGCACCTCTTGGACCTGGTCATCGATTTAATAGATATGACTATGAattaatttctttaaatttaattaacTTAGCTTATAGTAGAAGTGGAGGGAAAAAATTTCTTGAAGTAGATTGGAATGTTATAGATAAAATGGGATTAAGAATTGggaaatataaaagaaaacatCCAATTAAAGTTGTTGGATGtaatttgaaaaaatttaaaatgaaaaatgGTTATGATTTCGAATTCTTTGCAAAAAATGTAATCGTCAAAGCTCATGCATTCACTGTTAATGCAGCTAGAGAAATTATAAAACTTGGGGGGaaatgtttattattaaaaaaaaacacacAAGATATTGTTTATCAGGAATATAACCCTgatgatgaaaatttaaataGAATCCCAAGAAGAATAGTCTTCTCTGGAAAACCCTCAAAATATGAAAGGAAGTTGTATTGGTTAAAAAAGGTGAAACTCGAAAAAGAACAGCAAATGCAAAAATGA